The Primulina tabacum isolate GXHZ01 chromosome 7, ASM2559414v2, whole genome shotgun sequence genome includes a window with the following:
- the LOC142552225 gene encoding uncharacterized protein LOC142552225 yields MKCKSVACLWSGSPPVHRVSAVAAIHEPPTLYTGGYDGSIIWWNLISSPGKKEIKPVAMLCGHTAPIADLGICFPFERPESENLSDVSDLPANAINFGALISACTDGVLCVWSRASGHCRRRRKIPPWAGSPFIIRPLPKNRRYVCVSCCFPNQEHQILNSMEGDESSGDGNLQNINHLKLTVLIMDTCTLTLVQTVFHGDVSMRPLKSMAIVFSSEDMEKQLVTIIDSYGKVLYIPILNDPGKKGKNVPSVSKDSSISEVMDWMDDSEKKGLLVAFAKRGHVLALVHRTQCILRQADSGTVFGNISFLDCQLCSEDLIYVVGGMFLGDDTETTDSGFVEEFLAWNNIGAAVMYRISYSSNKFKFELLHAIPAALHPNTRMSFFFEPLKNYVIRVESNCSHYKEHKFWRPHVTIWLLHQQKDCHAKLSLECEKLGEGNLFDGWASNFSLPATDGLNHDVCREGKSDGDEMTSSQHNALFPDEANGKYSSDHSFGSYQVEQLVSCSMVISETYLAPYAIVYGFFNGNIEIIRFHMFFTALDSFIQSPSQEAGSCGQKHHLSGHRGEVLCLASHQMVNRSAGCSLNHVLISGSMDCTVRIWDLDSGDPITVLHQHVAPVRQLIPPPFQSKSPWSDCFLSVGDDSCVALVSLQTLRVERLFPGHLQFPAKVVWDGVRGYVACLCQNSLEKSDNILYIWDVKTGGCERILRGAAARSMFDHFLVVANEGFSSGNFTYGNTSASSLVFPVIEAKQFPQSHPKSFGKGISMQTLSAGNIHEPADTSETSNDLQKIDAKPSSFASVIFQHNTHPIKTSCPFPGVSTLCFDLTSLMSLCSNHEFSKAGSPVGEKVHVEGAGTRSHKEDIYQKENTPGKELGAESPSHHVDGRMDSISSVVTLEHHEWVHTLERCLLQFSLSFLHLWNVDSELDNLLIAEMRLNRPDSFTVASGLLGDRGSMTLTFPGSSSTLELWRSSSEYSALRSLTMVSLAQHLISLSHSYTSASSALAAFYMRKFADKFSDIKPPLLQLLVSFWQHEFEHVKMASRSLFHCAASRAIPLSLCCSKTDDNHNMFRVGVPMEELESSTSSTVVSDERIEAQVDYVGKESEITLWLDSYQLQDWISCVGGTTQDAMTAQIIVAAALAVWYPFLVKSRIATVVVHSLVKLVTAMNEKYSAAAAEILAEGMESTWKACIGSDITRLIGEIFFQVECVSGTSANLSAQNTTGTINIRETLVGILLPSLAMADIPGFLHVIESQIWSTASDSPVHVVSLVTLMRVVRGSPRNLAPYLDKVVSFILQTMDPGNSTMRKNCLKNSITALKDVLRVFPMISLNDTSTRLAVGDAIGEISNSSIRVYDMQSMRKIKVLDASGPPGLPGLLGGASEMVINSAISALSFSPDGEGLAAFSENGLMIRWWSLGSVWWEKLNRNFIPVRCTKLIFIPPWDGFSPNSTRSSILSSVPRDDGETNSPGSNKSSSEVDDRLKLLIHNLDLSYRLEWVGERKVKLTQHSHELGMFQL; encoded by the exons ATGAAATGTAAATCAGTTGCCTGCTTATGGTCCGGCTCGCCGCCGGTTCACAGAGTCAGCGCTGTCGCCGCGATTCACGAACCGCCCACGCTTTACACTGGTGGTTACGATGGCTCCATCATCTGGTGGAACCTCATTTCCTCTCCCGGAAAAAAG GAAATTAAACCAGTTGCAATGTTGTGTGGTCATACTGCTCCGATAGCTGATTTAGGGATTTGCTTTCCTTTTGAGAGGCCTGAAAGCGAAAACTTGTCTGATGTGAGTGATCTTCCTGCAAATGCAATTAACTTTGGTGCATTAATAAGTGCTTGCACTGATGGGGTATTATGTGTTTGGAGCAGAGCAAGTGGACACTGCAGGCGAAGAAGGAAAATTCCTCCATGGGCTGggagccctttcataattaggCCATTGCCAAAAAATAGAAGATATGTATGTGTTTCTTGTTGTTTTCCAAACCAAGAACATCAGATACTTAATTCAATGGAAGGGGATGAATCTTCAGGGGATGGAAATCTGCAAAACATTAATCATTTGAAGTTAACTGTTCTAATTATGGACACATGTACTCTAACACTAGTCCAAACAGTTTTCCATGGGGATGTATCAATGAGACCTTTGAAGTCCATGGCTATAGTTTTCTCTTCAGAAGACATGGAGAAGCAGTTAGTGACAATTATTGATTCATATGGTAAGGTACTGTATATACCAATATTGAATGACCCTggaaaaaaagggaaaaatgTGCCTAGCGTATCAAAGGATTCCTCAATTTCAGAAGTGATGGATTGGATGGATGATTCAGAGAAAAAGGGATTGCTAGTGGCTTTTGCAAAGCGTGGACATGTGTTAGCCCTTGTGCATAGGACACAATGCATATTAAGACAAGCAGACAGTGGAACTGTTTTCGGTAATATATCGTTCTTGGATTGTCAACTTTGTTCTGAAGACCTTATATATGTAGTAGGTGGCATGTTCCTGGGAGATGATACTGAGACCACTGATAGTGGTTTTGTGGAAGAATTTTTAGCATGGAATAACATTGGTGCAGCTGTTATGTACAGAATATCTTACTCGAGCAACAAATTTAAGTTTGAACTTTTACATGCCATCCCAGCGGCACTACACCCTAATACGAGGATGTCCTTTTTTTTTGAACCATTAAAAAATTATGTGATTCGTGTTGAGTCAAATTGCTCTCATTACAAGGAACACAAGTTCTGGAGACCTCATGTTACAATCTGGCTTTTGCATCAGCAAAAAGATTGTCATGCTAAACTCAGTTTGGAGTGTGAAAAGCTTGGGGAAGGTAATCTTTTTGATGGTTGGGCTTCAAACTTTTCTTTGCCTGCAACGGATGGCCTGAACCATGATGTTTGCAGAGAAGGAAAGAGCGATGGAGATGAAATGACTTCATCGCAACATAATGCACTTTTTCCTGATGAAGCCAATGGTAAATACTCAAGTGATCACAGCTTTGGTTCTTACCAAGTTGAACAACTTGTATCTTGTTCAATGGTTATATCTGAAACATACCTAGCACCTTATGCTATCGTTTATGGCTTCTTCAATGGTAATATTGAAATAATTCGATTCCACATGTTCTTCACTGCATTGGATTCATTTATTCAGAGTCCCAGTCAGGAAGCAGGGTCATGTGGACAGAAACACCACCTTTCAGGACACAGAGGAGAAGTGCTATGTTTAGCTTCACATCAAATGGTGAATCGGTCTGCAGGATGCAGTTTAAATCATGTTTTAATATCTGGAAGCATGGATTGCACAGTTCGCATCTGGGATCTGGACTCTGGTGATCCCATTACAGTGTTGCACCAGCATGTAGCTCCAGTGCGTCAACTAATTCCTCCTCCATTTCAAAGCAAATCCCCATGGAGTGATTGCTTTTTATCAGTTGGGGATGACTCATGTGTTGCCCTTGTTTCACTTCAGACTTTGAGGGTGGAGAGATTATTTCCTGGACACCTGCAGTTTCCAGCAAAAGTTGTGTGGGATGGTGTGAGAGGTTACGTTGCATGTTTATGTCAGAATAGTCTTGAAAAATCTGACAACATTCTGTACATTTGGGATGTAAAGACAGGTGGTTGTGAGAGAATTCTTCGCGGAGCTGCTGCACGTTCAATGTTTGATCATTTCCTCGTAGTCGCCAATGAAGGTTTTTCATCTGGAAATTTTACGTATGGGAATACTTCAGCCTCCTCTTTAGTTTTTCCAGTAATTGAAGCAAAACAGTTTCCACAGTCTCACCCAAAATCTTTTGGAAAGGGGATTTCTATGCAAACGCTATCTGCGGGAAATATACATGAACCTGCTGATACATCGGAAACATCAAATGATTTGCAAAAAATTGATGCAAAGCCCAGTTCATTCGCATCAGTAATCTTCCAACACAACACGCACCCAATTAAAACCTCCTGTCCTTTTCCTGGAGTTTCCACTTTATGTTTTGATCTCACTTCCTTGATGTCTCTCTGTTCTAACCATGAATTTTCCAAAGCTGGAAGTCCTGTTGGAGAAAAAGTTCACGTGGAGGGAGCTGGAACTAGGTCACATAAAGAAGATATATATCAAAAGGAGAATACTCCTGGGAAGGAACTTGGGGCCGAGTCTCCAAGCCATCATGTGGATGGCAGAATGGACTCTATTTCCTCTGTTGTCACATTAGAACATCATGAATGGGTTCACACTCTTGAGAGATGCCTACTTCAGTTCAGCCTTTCATTTCTGCACTTGTGGAATGTTGACAGTGAGCTTGATAACTTGCTAATTGCTGAAATGAGGCTGAACCGGCCTGATTCTTTCACCGTAGCTTCTGGTTTATTGGGAGACAGGGGTTCCATGACACTAACATTTCCAGGCTCTAGTTCAACTCTAGAG CTCTGGAGATCTTCATCGGAGTATTCTGCTTTGAGATCATTAACAATGGTGTCCCTTGCCCAACACTTGATTAGCTTATCACATTCTTATACCTCTGCCAGCAG TGCTTTAGCGGCATTTTATATGCGGAAATTCGCAGATAAATTTTCAGACATAAAACCTCCTTTGCTCCAG CTCTTGGTAAGCTTTTGGCAACATGAGTTTGAACATGTGAAAATGGCTTCCCGCTCTCTATTTCATTGTGCTGCTTCACGGGCAATTCCTCTTTCATTGTGCTGTTCAAAGACTGACGATAATCATAACATGTTTCGTGTTGGAGTACCAATGGAAGAACTTGAAAGTTCGACCTCATCAACTGTAGTATCTGATGAGAGAATAGAAGCTCAAGTAGACTATGTGGGAAAAGAATCAGAAATAACATTGTGGTTGGACTCATATCAATTGCAAGATTGGATTTCCTGTGTAGGGGGAACAACTCAGGATGCAATGACTGCTCAAATAATTGTTGCTGCTGCATTGGCTGTCTGGTATCCTTTCCTCGTCAAATCAAGAATTGCAACAGTGGTAGTTCATTCATTGGTGAAATTAGTCACGGCTATGAATGAGAAGTATAGTGCTGCTGCAGCAGAGATTCTGGCTGAAGGTATGGAGAGTACGTGGAAAGCGTGCATTGGTTCTGATATAACTCGCCTGATAGGTGAAATCTTTTTTCAAGTAGAGTGTGTCAGTGGTACATCAGCTAATTTATCTGCACAAAATACCACTGGAACTATTAATATTAGAGAGACTTTAGTCGGGATTCTCCTTCCAAGTCTGGCAATGGCTGACATACCAGGATTTCTACATGTAATAGAAAGCCAAATATGGTCTACTGCATCTGATTCACCAGTTCACGTGGTATCCCTCGTGACTTTAATGAGGGTTGTCCGTGGTTCTCCAAGAAACCTAGCTCCATATCTGGACAAG GTTGTCTCTTTTATATTACAGACAATGGATCCTGGTAACTCAACCATGCGCAAAAATTGTTTGAAGAATTCTATTACTGCATTGAAAGACGTTTTACGTGTATTTCCTATGATATCACTAAATGATACATCAACTCGATTGGCAGTGGGGGATGCAATTGGAGAGATTAGTAATTCTAGCATTCGGGTTTATGACATGCAAAG TATGAGAAAGATAAAGGTCTTGGATGCTAGTGGACCTCCTGGACTTCCAGGTTTGCTTGGAGGCGCCTCAGAAATGGTCATTAATTCTGCAATATCAGCTCTAAGCTTCTCACCAGATGGAGAG GGGCTAGCTGCTTTTTCAGAGAATGGCCTGATGATTAGATGGTGGTCATTAGGCTCAGTGTGGTGGGAGAAACTAAATCGAAATTTCATTCCTGTGCGGTGCACCAAGCTGATATTTATTCCTCCATGGGATGGATTTTCACCCAATTCTACTAGGTCCAGCATTCTTTCAAGTGTACCTCGTGATGATGGAGAAACCAATTCACCG GGAAGTAACAAATCATCAAGCGAAGTAGACGACAGATTGAAGCTTTTGATTCACAATCTTGACCTGTCTTATAGGCTTGAATGGGTTGGTGAAAGAAAAGTAAAACTCACACAGCATTCCCACGAGCTAGGCATGTTCCAGCTATGA
- the LOC142552224 gene encoding G-patch domain-containing protein 1: protein MATPEVPLRYVGVDRSSAAFRLMKQMGWEEGEGLGKEKQGIKGYVRVKNKQDTLGIGTEQPNAWAFDTTQFDNILKKLKVQAVDVNLDEGDEKDEVNYASKSVLANNNQEMVVKVTRPQGRYKKREKGKLVHGYSSQDLEGILVNRAKSPQSNCNVLDEVKPIENHVPEPEIEGKVLDVPHEWWGTKFGFIAGGLLGAESRRRNSLPTGGEENLNARTTFNEDDQENLYKLVQDKATSGKQGLGIKDRPKKVAGCYFQGKKTNFDDSDAEDSSNLNSPVKRKRDENSGAEMGVESKQKIKKLCRHLLQQVPKESLKLKQLKKLIDEHSPSTFSNISSEEALTSLKHKLNNSDRFAIKGKRVFLSKRN from the exons ATGGCGACTCCTGAAGTTCCTCTCCGCTACGTTGGGGTTGATCGAAGCTCCGCCGCCTTCCGCCTGATGAAACAAATG GGATGGGAAGAAGGAGAAGGACTGGGTAAAGAAAAGCAAGGGATCAAAGGTTATGTCAGGGTGAAGAACAAGCAGGATACTTTAG GCATAGGCACGGAACAACCAAATGCTTGGGCATTTGACACAACTCAATTTGATAATATCCTCAAGAAACTGAAAGTG CAAGCGGTTGATGTCAATTTGGATGAAG GCGATGAAAAGGATGAAGTGAATTATGCCTCAAAGTCCGTCCTTGCTAACAACAATCAAGAGATGGTTGTTAAGGTTACTCGGCCACAAGGAAG ATATAAGAAAAGAGAGAAGGGGAAGCTTGTTCATGGATATTCTTCACAGGATCTTGAAGGAATTCTT GTGAACAGGGCAAAGTCTCCCCAAAGTAATTGCAATGTCTTGGATGAAGTGAAGCCAATTGAAAATCACGTGCCTGAGCCTGAAATTGAAG GAAAAGTTCTAGATGTTCCCCATGAATGGTGGGGAACCAAATTTGGATTCATTGCTGGAGGTTTGCTTGGTGCTGAATCGCGAAGAAGAAACTCCCTCCCCACAGGTGGCGAGGAAAATTTAAATGCGAGAACTACATTTAATGAAGATGATCAAGAAAATCTATACAAACTTGTGCAG GACAAAGCCACATCTGGAAAACAAGGACTGGGTATCAAGGACCGTCCAAAGAAAGTTGCTGGCTGCTACTTTCAGGGGAAAAAGACAAATTTTGATGATAGTGATGCCGAGGATTCATCTAATTTAAATTCTCCAGTTAAAAGGAAACGAGATGAAAATTCAGGGGCTGAGATGGGTGTTGAATCGaagcaaaaaattaaaaagctCTGTAGGCATCTTCTTCAGCAG GTGCCCAAAGAGTCCTTAAAACTGAAACAGCTCAAGAAACTTATTGATGAACACTCACCTTCTACATTCTCCAACATTTCTTCAGAAGAGGCGCTTACTTCCTTAAAACACAAG CTCAATAACAGTGATAGATTTGCTATAAAAGGAAAAAGGGTCTTTCTTTCGAAAAGAAACTGA
- the LOC142552226 gene encoding putative WRKY transcription factor 24, with product MEGENNSYFTPSLFPIQEPIMDIINPPSILDPSMQNHPQFLSSQNHNIDDFGNIFLAPEQNPVSSVSRITEGEGIVRSNIGKCGKRRRYKNIPARVAFHTRSSEDILDDGYKWRKYGQKSVKDSIHPRSYYRCTHHTCNVKKQIQRLSKDTSIVVTTYEGIHNHPCEKLMETLTPILRQLQFLSRF from the exons ATGGAAGGTGAAAATAACTCCTACTTTACACCATCTTTATTTCCAATACAAGAACCAATAATGGATATTATTAATCCGCCTTCCATATTAGACCCATCCATGCAAAATCACCCTCAGTTTCTTTCTTCTCAAAATCACAATATTGATGATTTCGGTAACATTTTTCTGGCGCCGGAGCAGAACCCGGTTTCTTCGGTTTCTAGGATTACGGAAGGGGAGGGTATTGTTAGAAGCAACATAGGGAAATGTGGTAAGAGAAGGAGGTACAAAAATATCCCAGCGAGGGTTGCATTTCATACGAGGAGTTCAGAAGATATTCTTGATGATGGATACAAGTGGAGAAAATATGGACAGAAATCTGTCAAGGATAGTATCCATCCAAG GAGTTATTACCGGTGCACACATCATACATGcaatgtgaagaagcaaatacAGAGGCTTTCAAAGGACACCAGCATTGTTGTCACGACGTACGAAGGAATTCACAATCATCCTTGTGAAAAACTAATGGAAACATTGACCCCAATTCTCAGGCAGCTCCAATTTCTATCAAGATTCTGA
- the LOC142552223 gene encoding 2-C-methyl-D-erythritol 2,4-cyclodiphosphate synthase, chloroplastic-like, giving the protein MAIATSLSVTTQLRSKTFPKQLIPGACYTRKTLPCHKSRLKSSPLPPVAVAASSISVQAEPRTTPAASAKVLPFRVGHGFDLHRLEPGYPLIIGGVNIPHDRGCEAHSDGDVLLHCVVDAILGALGLPDIGQIFPDTDPKWKGAASSVFVEEAVRLMHEAGYEIGNLDATLILQRPKVSPHKEAIRAKLCHLLGSDPSVINLKAKTHEKVDSLGENRSIAAHTVVLLMRK; this is encoded by the exons ATGGCAATAGCCACTTCACTCTCTGTCACGACTCAGCTCCGCAGCAAGACCTTCCCGAAACAACTAATTCCCGGAGCGTGTTATACACGGAAAACGCTTCCTTGTCATAAGTCAAGGCTGAAATCCTCCCCATTGCCGCCGGTTGCGGTGGCCGCATCTTCCATCTCCGTCCAGGCCGAGCCGCGGACCACACCCGCCGCTTCGGCAAAGGTTCTACCTTTTCGCGTTGGCCACGGATTCGATCTCCATCGACTGGAGCCTGGGTATCCACTCATCATTGGTGGTGTCAATATTCCTCACGATCGAGGCTGCGAAGCTCACTCCGATG GTGATGTCTTGCTCCATTGTGTTGTTGATGCAATATTGGGGGCATTGGGACTTCCAGATATCGGACAGATCTTTCCCGACACAGATCCTAAATGGAAAGGGGCAGCATCTTCTGTTTTCGTTGAGGAGGCT GTTCGACTAATGCACGAGGCAGGTTATGAAATCGGTAACTTAGATGCCACTTTGATCCTGCAAAGGCCAAAAGTTAGTCCTCACAAGGAGGCTATCCGAGCCAAGTTGTGCCATCTACTCGGTTCAGATCCCTCTGTTATCAACCTCAAAGCAAAAACCCACGAGAAAGTTGATAGTCTCGGGGAGAATAGAAGTATTGCTGCTCACACCGTGGTTCTACTTATGAGGAAATAA
- the LOC142552222 gene encoding 1-aminocyclopropane-1-carboxylate synthase-like: protein MENMLKNQEQFLSKIATNDGHGENSAFFDGWKAYEMNPYHSTKKQNGVIQMGLAENQLSFDLIQEWVKNNPRASMCTAEGADEFKDIAIFQDYHGLPKFRNVVARFMEKVRGNRVRFDPDRIVMSGGATGAQETLAFCLADPGDAFLVPTPYYPGNDRDLTWRTRIQLVPVVCDSSNNFKITRIALETAYQTAQESNIKIKGLLLNNPSNPLGTVLDRETLTDSLSFTKEKKIHLICDEIYSATVFSQPGFISIADIVQENIASCNLDLIHIVYSLSKDLGFPGFRVGIIYSYNDMVTDCARKMSSFGLVSTQTQHLIASMLSDDAFVDKFLKESSKRLATRHGLLSGKLAKVGIRSLKGNSGLFCWMDLRRLLKENTFEAEMELWRVIINKVKINVSPGSSFHCSEAGWFRVCFANMDDETMMVAMNRILKFVIQSKEIEANNTRKQCWGSKLEISLSFRRSDEFFMAPHKMSPHSPMSSPLVRART, encoded by the exons ATGGAGAACATGTTGAAAAATCAAGAACAATTCTTATCCAAGATTGCGACCAACGACGGACACGGAGAAAACTCGGCGTTTTTCGATGGTTGGAAGGCTTATGAGATGAATCCTTATCATTCCACCAAGAAACAAAATGGTGTTATTCAAATGGGATTAGCAGAAAACcag CTTTCATTTGATCTGATCCAAGAATGGGTTAAGAACAACCCAAGGGCCTCAATGTGCACCGCAGAAGGTGCAGATGAATTTAAGGATATTGCAATATTTCAAGATTATCATGGCTTACCAAAATTCAGAAAT GTTGTGGCAAGATTCATGGAGAAAGTGAGGGGAAATCGAGTCCGATTCGATCCGGACCGTATTGTGATGAGTGGAGGTGCAACAGGAGCTCAAGAAACACTGGCTTTCTGCTTGGCTGATCCTGGTGATGCATTCTTGGTCCCGACTCCTTACTATCCAGG AAACGATCGAGATCTAACATGGCGAACAAGAATACAGCTAGTACCCGTCGTCTGCGACAGCTCCAACAATTTCAAGATCACCCGAATCGCCTTAGAAACCGCGTACCAAACAGCTCAAGAATCGAACATCAAAATAAAGGGTTTACTTCTAAACAATCCATCAAACCCTTTAGGCACAGTACTAGACAGAGAAACCTTAACAGACTCATTAAGCTTCACTAAGGAGAAGAAAATACATTTAATTTGTGATGAAATTTACTCCGCAACAGTCTTCAGCCAGCCTGGTTTTATCAGCATAGCCGATATAGTCCAAGAAAACATAGCAAGCTGCAACTTGGATCTTATCCATATTGTCTATAGTTTGTCCAAGGATCTGGGTTTCCCTGGATTCAGAGTCGGTATCATATACTCATACAATGATATGGTCACAGATTGTGCGAGAAAAATGTCGAGTTTTGGGCTTGTTTCTACTCAGACACAGCACCTGATAGCTTCTATGCTGTCGGATGACGCTTTTGTGGACAAATTCCTCAAAGAAAGCTCAAAGAGATTAGCCACGAGGCATGGTTTGTTAAGCGGAAAACTAGCTAAAGTTGGGATCAGAAGTTTGAAAGGAAATTCCGGGCTATTTTGCTGGATGGACTTAAGAAGGTTGCTTAAAGAAAATACGTTTGAGGCAGAAATGGAGCTCTGGAGAGTGATAATCAATAAAGTTAAGATCAACGTTTCGCCGGGTTCATCATTCCATTGTTCTGAGGCAGGATGGTTTCGAGTTTGTTTTGCAAACATGGATGATGAAACCATGATGGTTGCAATGAATAGAATACTTAAATTTGTGATACAAAGCAAGGAGATTGAGGCAAATAATACAAGGAAACAATGTTGGGGAAGTAAGCTTGAAATTAGCTTATCTTTTAGGAGATCGGATGAATTTTTTATGGCGCCTCACAAGATGTCTCCTCACTCGCCTATGTCATCGCCCCTCGTTCGAGCCAGGACTTGA